From Phragmites australis chromosome 5, lpPhrAust1.1, whole genome shotgun sequence, a single genomic window includes:
- the LOC133919050 gene encoding U-box domain-containing protein 27-like, which translates to MGRRDMGGRLAAEYQGLEVKVPNLFRCPISLDVMRSPVSLCTGVTYERASIQRWIDSGNTTCPATMLPLPSTDLVPNLTLRRLIALWASTAAPSAIGPPAPSAVGPTPAAAAAELLRRVAAPGADPCPALRKLAAFLSDDDVDEFDKNALARASGAAETLASVLRRGEKEAGLEAAEAAVRVLAAIATSDCIEEENKKRVAAALATDAASTVASLARVLRSGSALEAQVDAARLVQSLLRNAAPGVSATVAESEELVAELIRLIGPVNEKGSLDKHAVAAGLSCLAAIAATRRSRSEMVRLGAVPAAVRILIADAGSPSQALRVLEAAVGCAEGRAAICESAESAIPAVVSKMMKGGMDGAEAAVSVLWAVCHRYRDRRTVDAAAACEGGLTRLLLLMQSGCSTAARQMASELLKIFKVNAKSCLAGYDSKATHIMPF; encoded by the coding sequence ATGGGAAGGCGGGATATGGGCGGGCGGCTGGCGGCGGAGTACCAGGGCCTGGAGGTGAAGGTGCCGAACCTCTTCCGGTGCCCCATCTCGCTGGACGTCATGCGGTCGCCGGTGAGCCTCTGCACCGGCGTCACCTATGAACGCGCCTCCATCCAGCGCTGGATCGACTCCGGCAACACCACCTGCCCGGCCACCATGCTCCCGCTCCCTTCCACTGACCTCGTCCCCAACCTCACCCTGCGCCGCCTCATCGCGCTCTGGGCGTCCACGGCCGCGCCATCCGCCATCGGGCCCCCCGCGCCATCCGCCGTCGGGCccacgccggccgccgccgcggccgagcTCCTTCGCCGGGTCGCCGCCCCCGGCGCGGACCCCTGCCCCGCCCTCCGAAAGCTCGCCGCTTTCCTCTCCGACGACGACGTCGACGAATTCGACAAGAACGCGCTGGCGAGGGCCAGCGGCGCTGCGGAGACATTGGCGTCCGTGCTCCGGAGGGGCGAGAAGGAGGCGGGCCTCGAGGCCGCGGAGGCCGCCGTGCGGGTGCTCGCCGCGATCGCCACGTCCGACTGCATCGAGGAGGAGAACAAGAAACGGGTGGCCGCCGCCCTCGCCACCGACGCCGCGTCCACGGTGGCGTCCCTGGCGCGCGTGCTGCGGAGCGGCAGCGCGCTGGAGGCGCAGGTCGACGCGGCGAGGCTGGTGCAGTCGTTGCTCCGCAATGCCGCGCCGGGCGTGAGCGCGACGGTCGCCGAGTCGGAGGAGCTGGTCGCCGAGCTGATCCGTCTCATCGGCCCCGTCAACGAGAAGGGCAGCCTGGACAAGCATGCCGTGGCGGCCGGGCTCTCCTGCCTCGCAGCCATCGCCGCGACGCGGCGCTCGCGGTCCGAGATGGTCCGCCTCGGTGCCGTCCCGGCAGCCGTGCGCATCCTGATCGCCGATGCCGGCTCCCCTAGCCAAGCGCTCCGCGTGCTGGAGGCCGCCGTGGGGTGCGCCGAGGGGCGCGCGGCGATATGCGAGTCGGCGGAGTCGGCGATCCCGGCGGTGGTGTCGAAGATGATGAAGGGCGGGATGGACGGCGCGGAGGCGGCGGTGTCGGTGCTGTGGGCGGTGTGCCACCGGTACAGGGACCGGAGGACGGTGGACGCGGCGGCAGCgtgcgagggcgggctgacgaggctgctgctgctgatgcagAGCGGGTGCTCGACGGCGGCGAGGCAGATGGCGTCGGAGCTGCTCAAGATCTTCAAGGTGAACGCTAAGAGCTGCCTCGCCGGCTACGACTCCAAGGCCACCCACATCATGCCGTTCTGA